Proteins from one Oncorhynchus masou masou isolate Uvic2021 chromosome 12, UVic_Omas_1.1, whole genome shotgun sequence genomic window:
- the LOC135550444 gene encoding 55 kDa erythrocyte membrane protein-like — translation MTLKSNKNEPAVILERVNSARTALSDLYLEQLLQNKPKPEKGVMPAYESKGAEVYTNGSAGHMNGTEPTRMREVAFEKNPSEPMGVTLKFNGKQKCTVARILHGGMIHRQGSLHEGDEIAEINGTSVANQSVDQLQKILKDTNGVVTMKIIPNQPRCSLLCETYMRAQFDYDPAKDDLIPCKEAGLKFKTGNIIQIINKHDPNWWQGKVDISTADFAGIIPSPELQEWRVASKSKATEGTQSCSPFGKKKKCKDKYLAKHSSIFDQLDVISYEEVVRLPAFSRKTLVLIGAPGVGRSHIKSSLLTKYPEKFAYPAPHTTRPPRKDEENGQEYYFISNDAMTKCITGNELLEYGSFQGFMFGTKMETIQKIHEQGKIALLDVEPQTLKLLRTADFAPLVVFIAPTNSATQSEAVQSIQKESDAIHSTYRHFFDVLLVNNDVDESVKGVEAAIEQATSTPQWVPVSWVY, via the exons GGGGTTATGCCAGCCTATGAGTCAAAAGGAGCAGAAGTATACACCAACGGCAGTGCTGGTCACATGAATGGAACTGAGCCAACTAGGATGCGTGAGGTGGCGTTTGAAAAAAATCCCTCAGAGCCCATG GGGGTGACTCTGAAATTTAATGGAAAACAGAAGTGCACTGTGGCCAGAATATTACATGGTGGAATGATACATAGACAAG GTTCCCTACATGAAGGGGATGAAATAGCAGAGATCAATGGAACGAGTGTGGCCAACCAATCTGTCGACCAGCTACAAAAGATCTTG AAAGATACCAACGGAGTAGTCACAATGAAAATCATCCCCAACCAGCCAAGGTGCTCTCTTTTGTGTGAG ACGTACATGAGGGCTCAGTTTGACTACGACCCTGCCAAGGATGACCTCATCCCATGCAAAGAAGCAGGGCTGAAGTTCAAAACGGGCAACATCATTCAGATCATCAACAAGCATGATCCAAACTGGTGGCAAGGCAAGGTGGACATCTCTACTGCCGACTTTGCTGGAATCATCCCCTCCCCAGAACTTCAAGAATG gCGGGTGGCAAGTAAAAGCAAGGCCACAGAGGGCACCCAATCCTGCAGCCCCTTTGGAAAGAAGAAGAAGTGCAAAGACAAGTATCTGGCCAAGCACAGCTCTA TCTTTGACCAGTTGGACGTGATTTCTTATGAAGAGGTTGTCCGGCTCCCTGCCTTCAGCAGAAAAACCTTGGTGCTTATTG GTGCACCAGGTGTAGGAAGGAGCCACATCAAAAGCTCGTTGCTGACCAAATACCCAGAGAAGTTTGCCTACCCTGCACCAC ACACCACCAGACCCCCACGTAAGGACGAGGAGAACGGGCAGGAGTACTACTTCATCTCCAATGACGCCATGACCAAGTGCATCACTGGGAATGAGCTGCTGGAGTATGGCAGCTTCCAGGGGTTCATGTTTGGAACCAAAATGGAGACTATCCAGAAGATCCATGAGCAAGGAAAAATTGCCCTGCTCGATGTGGAGCCACAG ACATTGAAACTTTTGCGGACGGCAGATTTTGCGCCTCTAGTGGTGTTCATTGCACCTACCAACTCAGCTACCCAG TCGGAAGCTGTGCAGTCGATCCAGAAGGAGTCAGATGCCATCCACTCCACCTACAGACACTTCTTTGATGTGCTGCTGGTTAACAACGATGTTGATGAGAGTGTGAAAGGAGTGGAGGCGGCCATAGAGCAAGCCACTTCCACCCCACAATGGGTGCCGGTATCCTGGGTCTACTGA